From the genome of Triticum aestivum cultivar Chinese Spring chromosome 3B, IWGSC CS RefSeq v2.1, whole genome shotgun sequence, one region includes:
- the LOC123067144 gene encoding tryptophan decarboxylase 1 → MGSIPARSGLVTAFDELPPFHPLNDDDVRSYLHKAVDFISDYYKSVESMPVLPSVKPGYLRDELGASPPVHPAPFDIAMKELRASVVPGMTHWASPNFFAFFPATNSAAAIAGDLIASAMNTVGFTWQAAPAATEMEVLALDWLAQLLRLPRSFMNRTGASRGTGGSVILGTTSEAMLVTLAAARDIAMRRSGARIPDLAVYASDQTHSTFFKACRLAGFDPANFRSIPTGPETDYGVDPVKLLAAMQADAMAGLVPTYVCATVGTTSSNAVDPIGDVAKVAAMFNVWVHVDAAYADSACICPEFRHHLNGVERVDSISMSPHKWLLTCLDCTCLYVRDARRLSQSLKTDPEYLKNDASVSGDVTDLKDMQVGVGRRFRGLKLWMVMRTYGTANLQEHIRRDVTLAKMFEDLVHADDRFEIVVPRNFALVCFRIKTTGVRAADEVNRLLMANVNKTGKAYLTHTVVGGRLVLRFAVGSSLQEERHILSAWELIRKTSSEMMN, encoded by the coding sequence ATGGGCAGCATTCCTGCAAGAAGCGGCCTCGTCACCGCCTTTGATGAGCTGCCACCCTTCCACCCACTCAACGACGATGACGTACGATCCTACCTCCACAAGGCCGTCGACTTCATTTCCGACTACTACAAGTCCGTCGAGTCCATGCCGGTGCTGCCCAGCGTCAAACCTGGCTACCTGCGGGACGAGCTCGGAGCGTCTCCGCCGGTGCACCCAGCCCCTTTCGACATCGCCATGAAAGAGCTCAGGGCATCTGTGGTGCCCGGCATGACACACTGGGCCAGCCCGAACTTCTTTGCGTTTTTTCCGGCGACCAATAGCGCGGCTGCTATCGCCGGAGACCTCATCGCCTCTGCAATGAACACCGTCGGGTTCACGTGGCAGGCGGCTCCCGCTGCTACGGAGATGGAGGTGCTCGCGCTCGACTGGCTCGCGCAGCTTCTGCGGCTTCCAAGGAGCTTCATGAACCGCACCGGTGCTTCCCGAGGGACGGGCGGCAGCGTCATTCTAGGGACGACGAGCGAGGCCATGCTCGTCACACTTGCCGCTGCTCGTGACATAGCAATGCGCCGGAGTGGGGCCAGGATTCCAGACCTGGCCGTCTACGCCTCTGATCAGACCCACTCTACGTTCTTCAAGGCGTGTCGGCTGGCGGGCTTCGACCCTGCAAATTTCCGCTCCATTCCCACCGGGCCAGAGACTGACTACGGCGTCGACCCGGTGAAGCTACTCGCGGCCATGCAGGCTGACGCCATGGCCGGCCTCGTGCCCACCTACGTTTGCGCCACGGTTGGCACCACGTCCTCCAATGCCGTCGACCCCATAGGCGACGTCGCCAAAGTCGCGGCTATGTTCAATGTGTGGGTCCATGTCGACGCCGCCTACGCCGACAGCGCGTGCATTTGCCCGGAATTTCGGCACCACCTCAACGGCGTCGAGCGCGTGGACTCCATTAGCATGAGCCCGCACAAGTGGCTGCTCACGTGCCTGGACTGCACCTGCCTCTACGTGCGTGATGCGCGCCGCCTCAGCCAGTCGCTGAAGACTGACCCCGAGTACCTCAAGAACGATGCCAGCGTGTCCGGCGACGTCACTGACCTCAAGGACATGCAGGTTGGAGTCGGACGCCGCTTCCGTGGCCTCAAACTTTGGATGGTCATGCGCACCTACGGCACCGCCAATCTCCAGGAGCACATCCGCAGAGACGTCACCCTGGCCAAGATGTTTGAGGACTTGGTCCATGCTGATGATCGGTTCGAGATCGTCGTGCCGAGAAACTTTGCTTTGGTCTGCTTCAGGATCAAGACGACTGGAGTTAGGGCCGCCGACGAGGTGAACCGTTTGCTCATGGCAAACGTGAACAAGACCGGCAAGGCGTACCTTACGCACACAGTGGTAGGTGGCAGGCTCGTGCTGCGCTTCGCTGTGGGATCGTCACTTCAGGAGGAGAGGCACATTTTGAGCGCTTGGGAGCTCATTAGGAAGACGAGCAGTGAGATGATGAACTGA
- the LOC123064326 gene encoding acyl transferase 15 produces MRVIVTKSRPLLVRPSTEQSTPATADHVKVSSFDKPLAFSSSSSFHVFDRAIHEPAETIKRALSRALDHFRLIAGRVVVGDDDDGDLCIACTGEGVEFVAATASCALVNVKLFDPPFAALLKDLAVEYPEASCRVADPLLLMQVTEFSCGAFVLGVTWNHVVADGTGIALLLRAVGELARGLDRPSIPPVTCADQLLPDLPPLAAAIESTMVGQLKPKEYANLDITVPTSTIDRIKAELGDELGAPCTVFEAVTAVMWQCRSRVIMPHDDPGTPAPLVFAADARRAVGAAEGYYSNCVTTQVVAPPPTIREVAEGGIKDVVKLIRSSKEQMPATFTGEGEESVPVPLPCVETLFGHNALFVTSWRNLGFEATDFGGGTPARVMCHPGPEAVPACVVCLPCRGKGGANVLSRFLKEEHGGAFLAELAKFT; encoded by the coding sequence ATGAGGGTAATCGTGACCAAGTCAAGGCCGTTGCTGGTCCGCCCGTCGACGGAGCAGTCCACGCCGGCGACAGCCGACCACGTCAAAGTCTCCTCCTTCGACAAGCCTctcgccttctcctcctcctcatcgttccACGTCTTCGACCGCGCCATCCACGAGCCCGCCGAGACCATCAAGCGGGCGCTGTCCCGCGCTCTGGACCACTTCCGCCTCATTGCCGGCCGCGTCGTCGTGggagacgacgacgacggcgatctCTGCATCGCATGCACCGGCGAGGGCGTCGAGTTCGTGGCCGCAACCGCCAGCTGCGCCTTGGTGAACGTCAAGCTCTTCGACCCGCCGTTCGCGGCGCTGCTTAAAGACCTCGCCGTCGAATACCCGGAGGCCAGCTGCCGCGTGGCCGATCCCTTGCTGCTCATGCAGGTGACCGAGTTCTCCTGCGGCGCGTTCGTCCTCGGTGTCACGTGGAACCACGTCGTCGCCGACGGCACCGGGATCGCGCTGCTCCTACGGGCTGTGGGCGAGCTCGCGCGCGGGCTGGATCGGCCATCCATCCCCCCAGTCACCTGCGCTGACCAGCTCCTGCCGGATCTCCCGCCGCTGGCCGCCGCTATAGAGAGTACCATGGTTGGCCAGCTGAAGCCCAAGGAGTACGCCAACCTCGACATCACCGTGCCGACGAGCACCATCGACCGCATCAAAGCCGAGCTCGGCGACGAGCTAGGCGCGCCGTGCACCGTATTCGAGGCGGTCACGGCGGTCATGTGGCAGTGCCGCTCCCGCGTCATCATGCCGCACGACGACCCGGGCACCCCGGCGCCGCTCGTGTTCGCGGCCGACGCGCGCAGGGCCGTCGGCGCCGCGGAGGGCTACTACAGCAACTGCGTCACCACCCAGGTAGTCGCGCCGCCTCCGACGATCCGCGAGGTGGCAGAGGGGGGCATCAAAGACGTGGTTAAGCTGATCAGGAGCAGCAAGGAGCAGATGCCGGCCACCTTCACCGGAGAAGGAGAAGAAAGCGTGCCAGTGCCACTGCCATGCGTGGAGACGCTGTTCGGGCACAACGCTCTGTTCGTGACGAGCTGGCGGAACCTGGGCTTCGAGGCGACGGACTTTGGCGGCGGGACGCCGGCGCGGGTGATGTGCCACCCGGGGCCGGAGGCGGTGCCGGCCTGCGTGGTGTGCCTGCCGTGCAGGGGCAAGGGCGGGGCCAACGTCCTGTCCCGCTTTCTCAAGGAGGAGCACGGCGGCGCCTTCCTTGCCGAGCTGGCCAAGTTCACCTGA
- the LOC123064327 gene encoding acyl transferase 15 translates to MSVIVTKSRPLLVRPSTEQSTPTTPHHIKVSSFDKALAFSAFSSFHVFDGAIHEPAETIKRALSRALDHFRLIAGRVVVGDDDGELSIACTGEGVEFVATTANCALVDVKLFDPPFAALLKDLAVEYPEASCRVTDPLLLMQVTEFSCGAFVLGVTWNHVVADGTGIALLLRAVGELARGLARPSVSLVTCADELMPDFPPLAAAIVKTMLGQLEPKDYPYLDITVPMSTIGRIKAKIGDELGAPCTVFEAATAVLWQCRSRAIMPDGDPDSAAPLVFAANARRHVGAGDGYYSNCVTTHVVAPPPTIREAAEGDMKDLVKLIRGGKEQVPGTLAGEEVEGVPGLETLFGYSALFVTSWRNLGFEATDFGGGTPARVMGHVGPRSVPACVACLPCRDKDGANMLSRFVKEEHRAAFLAELAKFT, encoded by the coding sequence ATGAGCGTAATCGTAACCAAGTCTAGGCCGTTGCTGGTCCGCCCGTCGACGGAGCAGTCGACGCCGACGACGCCCCACCACATCAAAGTCTCCTCCTTCGACAAGGCTCTCGCCTTCTCCGCGTTCTCGTCGTTCCACGTCTTCGACGGCGCCATCCACGAGCCCGCCGAGACCATAAAGAGGGCGCTGTCTCGAGCTCTGGACCACTTCCGGCTCATCGCCGGCCGCGTCGTCGTgggagacgacgacggcgagctcaGCATCGCATGCACCGGCGAGGGCGTGGAGTTCGTGGCCACGACGGCCAACTGCGCCTTGGTGGACGTCAAGCTCTTCGACCCGCCGTTCGCGGCGCTGCTTAAAGACCTCGCCGTCGAATACCCGGAGGCCAGCTGCCGCGTGACCGACCCCTTGCTGCTCATGCAGGTGACCGAGTTCTCCTGCGGCGCGTTCGTCCTCGGTGTCACGTGGAACCACGTCGTCGCCGACGGCACGGGGATCGCGCTGCTCCTGCGGGCAGTGGGCGAGCTCGCGCGCGGGTTGGCTCGGCCGTCCGTCTCCCTGGTCACCTGCGCCGACGAGCTCATGCCGGACTTCCCGCCGTTGGCCGCCGCTATAGTGAAGACCATGCTTGGCCAGCTGGAGCCAAAGGATTACCCCTACCTCGACATCACCGTGCCGATGAGCACCATCGGCCGCATCAAAGCCAAAATCGGCGACGAGCTAGGCGCGCCGTGCACCGTATTCGAGGCGGCCACGGCTGTCCTGTGGCAGTGTCGCTCACGCGCCATCATGCCCGACGGCGACCCGGACAGCGCGGCGCCTCTCGTCTTCGCGGCGAACGCGCGCAGGCACGTCGGCGCCGGGGACGGCTACTACAGCAACTGCGTCACGACGCACGTAGTCGCCCCGCCACCGACGATCCGTGAGGCGGCAGAGGGGGACATGAAAGACCTCGTTAAGCTGATCAGGGGCGGGAAGGAGCAGGTACCTGGCACCCTGGCCGGAGAAGAAGTAGAAGgcgtgccaggcctggagacgctgTTCGGGTACAGCGCGCTGTTCGTGACGAGCTGGCGGAACCTGGGCTTCGAGGCGACGGACTTTGGCGGCGGGACGCCGGCGAGGGTGATGGGCCACGTGGGGCCGCGGTCGGTGCCGGCCTGTGTGGCGTGCCTGCCGTGCAGGGACAAGGACGGGGCAAACATGCTGTCGCGCTTCGTCAAGGAGGAGCACCGCGCCGCCTTCCTTGCCGAGCTGGCCAAGTTCACCTGA